The Psychromonas sp. MME1 genome window below encodes:
- a CDS encoding serine hydrolase domain-containing protein, whose product MFKKTLLASVLAVSASANAITTETRQAYSKDFGMVSFMYPSEQASWYWKNLDQVMPTASVKKAGIAKPLERDYISASKVNNATFNDTKLTEIMNGENPAVNSMMIVKDGKVIFEKNNIPANTKHVWMSNAKAIAGLLVAMLEAEGKLDVQKPLKQYIPTLNGKDWGDIAIIDVLNMQSGMDHEENDAARANPNSWITKMMFAETGEAPNYYDTLINIPKAKAPGQAFEYSSANTQMLGLLIATIENKTLSEVFEERVWSKAGMTGDGYFSMTPDGHEVIHGLFNSNIEDMARFGMLFTDSWSATAEKQIIPSDMVKHIQKSVKPGVYKVSPAHVGFIGMFPDEPIGGSYQFDAVFADGDIYKGGMRGQGLYISPNKNIVAVWFSNRIEGNNVAGYIRNFVKEEIK is encoded by the coding sequence ATGTTTAAAAAAACTTTACTTGCTAGCGTGCTCGCTGTCAGCGCATCAGCCAATGCTATCACGACTGAAACACGTCAAGCGTACAGCAAAGATTTTGGCATGGTTAGCTTCATGTATCCAAGCGAACAAGCTTCATGGTACTGGAAAAACCTTGATCAAGTGATGCCAACCGCCTCGGTTAAAAAAGCGGGTATTGCAAAACCACTTGAAAGAGATTACATCTCAGCAAGTAAAGTAAATAACGCGACTTTTAATGATACAAAATTAACTGAGATAATGAATGGTGAAAACCCAGCTGTAAACTCAATGATGATTGTGAAAGATGGCAAGGTTATTTTTGAAAAAAACAACATTCCTGCAAATACAAAACATGTATGGATGAGTAACGCCAAAGCTATCGCGGGTCTACTTGTCGCGATGTTAGAAGCTGAAGGTAAGCTTGATGTACAAAAACCACTTAAACAGTACATCCCTACACTAAACGGTAAAGATTGGGGTGACATTGCAATTATCGACGTATTAAATATGCAATCAGGTATGGATCATGAAGAGAATGATGCGGCACGTGCCAACCCTAACTCTTGGATCACTAAAATGATGTTCGCAGAAACGGGGGAAGCACCAAACTATTACGATACGTTAATTAACATTCCAAAAGCAAAAGCGCCAGGCCAAGCATTTGAATACAGCTCTGCTAATACGCAAATGCTAGGTTTACTGATTGCAACAATTGAAAACAAAACCTTATCGGAAGTGTTTGAAGAGCGCGTTTGGTCAAAAGCGGGCATGACTGGCGATGGTTACTTCTCAATGACACCTGATGGTCATGAAGTGATTCACGGCCTATTCAATTCTAACATCGAAGACATGGCTCGTTTTGGCATGTTATTTACCGATTCATGGTCAGCAACCGCTGAAAAGCAAATCATTCCTAGCGACATGGTGAAACATATTCAGAAATCGGTAAAACCAGGCGTTTACAAAGTAAGCCCTGCACACGTTGGTTTTATTGGCATGTTCCCTGATGAACCAATTGGTGGCAGCTACCAATTTGATGCGGTGTTTGCAGATGGAGATATCTACAAAGGCGGTATGCGTGGACAGGGTCTATACATCTCACCTAATAAAAATATCGTTGCCGTATGGTTTAGTAACCGTATCGAAGGTAACAACGTAGCAGGCTACATTCGTAACTTTGTAAAAGAAGAAATTAAATAA
- a CDS encoding PEP-CTERM sorting domain-containing protein (PEP-CTERM proteins occur, often in large numbers, in the proteomes of bacteria that also encode an exosortase, a predicted intramembrane cysteine proteinase. The presence of a PEP-CTERM domain at a protein's C-terminus predicts cleavage within the sorting domain, followed by covalent anchoring to some some component of the (usually Gram-negative) cell surface. Many PEP-CTERM proteins exhibit an unusual sequence composition that includes large numbers of potential glycosylation sites. Expression of one such protein has been shown restore the ability of a bacterium to form floc, a type of biofilm.) has translation MNCIKTIFLTALFAVTSPFATSGIINFDKYAAGTIIDNEYSLSHGVTFNGVNVARNADNLAVIFDTNNYTGGDSDLAAPFFNNSSLGDLSPGNVLILHENPSTCNALTCTNPDDEGRRAAGYFNIDFSEAVTLNSIDFFDIESQETNSNTLVSLFDINGEEISANTFYTPFTGGDNQWARLDFGISGIYSMQIKLHGSGAIDNISYTNTKIIVSEPATLAIFALALIGLSTRRFKIS, from the coding sequence ATGAATTGCATTAAAACTATCTTCTTAACCGCTTTATTCGCTGTTACTTCTCCTTTCGCAACAAGTGGCATTATCAACTTTGATAAATATGCTGCGGGGACAATTATCGACAATGAATATAGCTTGTCTCATGGTGTTACCTTTAACGGGGTAAATGTTGCTCGTAATGCAGATAACCTAGCGGTGATATTTGATACAAATAATTATACTGGTGGTGATAGTGATCTTGCTGCTCCTTTCTTTAATAACTCAAGTCTAGGAGATCTTAGCCCTGGTAATGTGTTAATTCTTCATGAAAATCCCAGTACTTGTAATGCATTAACCTGTACAAATCCTGATGATGAAGGTAGAAGAGCGGCCGGTTACTTTAATATTGATTTTTCTGAAGCGGTTACCCTGAACAGCATTGATTTTTTCGATATTGAAAGTCAAGAAACGAATAGCAATACTTTAGTTTCTTTATTTGATATTAACGGCGAAGAAATATCAGCAAATACTTTTTACACTCCCTTTACTGGTGGTGACAACCAATGGGCAAGACTCGATTTCGGTATATCAGGAATTTACTCAATGCAAATCAAGCTACATGGTTCAGGCGCAATAGATAATATTAGCTACACGAATACGAAAATTATCGTATCAGAGCCTGCAACGCTGGCGATTTTTGCTCTTGCTTTAATTGGATTATCGACTCGCCGATTCAAAATAAGTTAA
- a CDS encoding excinuclease, giving the protein MKKLTTLALSSLVFFSSSTFARDDVGNYSITKAMSSEVAKSKLGSEVSFYFGEQSYGKALKELGEFKTRKKTNAFNKTDEEACNWVFLSAMISLKDRAIKEGGNAVVNIKSNYKNNLTSSNETFQCGAGAIMAGVALSGEVVALEK; this is encoded by the coding sequence ATGAAAAAATTAACAACTCTAGCGCTTTCATCACTAGTTTTTTTCTCATCAAGCACTTTTGCTAGAGATGATGTGGGTAATTATTCTATTACAAAGGCAATGAGTTCTGAAGTGGCTAAATCTAAATTAGGCTCTGAAGTTTCATTCTACTTTGGCGAACAGAGTTACGGCAAAGCTCTCAAAGAATTAGGTGAATTTAAAACTAGGAAAAAAACAAACGCTTTCAATAAAACAGATGAAGAAGCGTGCAATTGGGTTTTCCTTTCTGCCATGATTTCTCTAAAAGACCGAGCGATAAAAGAAGGTGGAAATGCGGTAGTAAATATCAAATCAAATTATAAAAACAATCTCACCTCAAGCAACGAGACCTTTCAATGTGGTGCAGGAGCCATTATGGCAGGAGTTGCGCTGAGTGGTGAGGTGGTGGCACTCGAAAAATAA
- a CDS encoding RecQ family ATP-dependent DNA helicase: protein MEQLLQQHFGFTQFREGQQQVIGALLNGHSGAAIFPTGSGKSLCYQLPALCLPNLTLVVSPLLALIADQLQFLQQKGISAASLHSMQTPQESSAVYNALTNRQIKILFISVERLNSERFRLFLKQLPISLLVVDEAHCISEWGHNFRPDYLKLAQYRRDFAIPQVLLLTATATAKVIEDMAAKFAISADHITLTGSYRHNLNLAVIGVTDEDKFALLLPWIKQRHGLSGIIYVTLQKSAEVLASLLKNQGVDATAYHAGLANDRRVAIQHDFMAGKLPVIVATIAFGMGIDKSDIRFVVHYDLPKSIENYAQEIGRAGRDGLSSDCLLLANKNNLNVLENFVYSDTPEPSGIDYILHEIAQANGQWEVLMDSLSSQSNIRLLALKTLLVYLELQGVLQPAYSYYAEYKYKLLVAEATILNRFNGERQQFVQAIFNSADKARTWATINFDQLQRIYPSERSRVITAIDYLDQQGLLELQTKQMTQVYQVSHQPLNTDLRDGLVVQFKNKEASEIARIHYLLDFFSSQQCLTLQLARYFSDANLQAPCGHCSVCAGKSASLPEPPALMPLTDLDFTQLSAAIRDKLAEKTTPVLLARFFCGLPTPIFTRLKVRNVQGFARLEKYRFAQVQGWVEANLGYR from the coding sequence ATGGAACAGTTACTGCAGCAGCATTTTGGCTTTACTCAATTTAGAGAAGGGCAACAACAGGTTATTGGTGCCTTGCTTAATGGTCATAGTGGAGCGGCCATTTTTCCAACGGGATCGGGTAAATCCCTCTGTTATCAATTGCCAGCATTGTGTTTACCGAATTTGACGTTAGTGGTTTCTCCCTTGCTCGCGCTGATTGCCGATCAATTACAATTTTTACAGCAAAAGGGCATTAGTGCCGCGAGCCTACATTCGATGCAGACGCCACAGGAGTCCTCGGCAGTCTATAACGCTTTAACGAATAGGCAGATTAAGATTTTATTTATCTCCGTTGAACGTTTAAACAGCGAACGTTTTCGTCTTTTCTTAAAGCAGCTACCTATCTCGCTGTTGGTGGTTGATGAGGCACATTGTATCTCGGAATGGGGGCATAATTTTCGTCCCGATTATCTTAAATTAGCGCAATATCGTCGCGACTTTGCTATTCCGCAAGTATTACTACTAACCGCAACGGCAACCGCCAAAGTGATTGAGGATATGGCGGCTAAATTTGCGATTAGCGCGGATCATATTACCTTAACGGGCTCCTATCGTCACAACCTTAATCTCGCGGTTATTGGAGTCACCGATGAGGATAAGTTTGCGCTGCTCCTACCTTGGATAAAACAGCGCCACGGATTATCTGGGATCATCTATGTGACTCTACAAAAAAGCGCTGAAGTGTTGGCAAGTTTATTAAAAAATCAAGGGGTGGATGCCACCGCTTATCACGCTGGCTTAGCCAATGATCGCCGCGTTGCGATTCAGCATGATTTTATGGCTGGGAAACTGCCAGTGATTGTTGCCACCATCGCCTTTGGTATGGGCATTGATAAAAGTGACATTCGCTTTGTTGTCCATTATGACTTACCCAAGTCCATTGAGAATTATGCGCAGGAGATAGGGCGAGCAGGGCGAGACGGTTTATCGTCAGACTGCTTGCTGTTAGCGAATAAAAACAACCTTAATGTGCTGGAAAACTTTGTCTACAGCGACACTCCCGAACCCAGTGGCATCGATTATATACTGCATGAGATAGCCCAAGCGAATGGGCAGTGGGAGGTGTTGATGGATAGCCTATCGAGCCAATCTAATATCCGTCTACTGGCATTGAAAACCCTATTAGTCTATTTAGAATTGCAGGGCGTTTTACAACCGGCTTACAGTTATTACGCTGAATATAAATACAAATTGCTCGTAGCAGAAGCGACGATTTTAAATCGCTTTAATGGAGAGCGGCAGCAGTTTGTGCAGGCCATTTTCAACAGCGCAGATAAAGCGCGTACTTGGGCAACCATCAACTTTGACCAATTACAAAGGATATATCCAAGTGAGCGTAGTCGCGTGATCACGGCGATTGATTATCTCGATCAACAGGGATTGTTGGAGCTACAAACAAAACAGATGACACAGGTCTATCAAGTTAGTCATCAACCACTTAATACAGACTTACGCGACGGTCTCGTGGTGCAGTTTAAAAATAAAGAGGCCAGTGAAATAGCACGGATTCATTATCTACTCGACTTTTTCTCCAGTCAGCAATGTTTAACTTTACAACTCGCGCGTTATTTTTCCGATGCGAATCTGCAAGCGCCATGTGGGCACTGTTCCGTCTGTGCAGGAAAGAGTGCTAGCTTGCCTGAACCTCCCGCGTTAATGCCATTAACTGACCTTGACTTTACCCAATTAAGCGCCGCAATTAGAGATAAATTAGCAGAGAAAACAACACCAGTGCTATTGGCGCGTTTTTTCTGTGGGCTACCGACACCCATTTTCACCCGCTTAAAAGTACGTAACGTGCAAGGATTCGCACGTTTAGAAAAGTACCGTTTTGCACAAGTGCAAGGGTGGGTTGAAGCGAATTTGGGGTATCGATAG
- a CDS encoding tRNA-uridine aminocarboxypropyltransferase, translating into MRIHALHKLYQQRHSRCTRPFLARGGRIERCVHCMLLPYLCICSIKKTVPTNSAFLLLMYDDEILKPSNTGRLIADLIPDTFAFIWSRTEPDPKLLALLKDPCWQPIIIFPAEYSEQRLLKQMPLLTKGQRPLFILLDASWAQAKKMFRKSPYLDPFPVLSFSPESISRYLVRKAVKDNQLATAEVAGRVLEYIGETENAQTMDLLFETFKENYLLGKARKPLPENATQFALQKQLLIKSKD; encoded by the coding sequence ATGCGAATTCATGCTCTGCATAAACTTTATCAACAACGCCATAGCCGCTGTACGCGCCCATTTTTAGCGAGAGGGGGACGTATTGAACGTTGCGTGCATTGCATGTTACTGCCCTATTTATGTATCTGTTCCATTAAGAAAACCGTGCCCACCAATAGTGCGTTTTTACTGTTAATGTACGATGATGAGATTTTAAAACCGAGTAATACAGGCCGCCTGATTGCCGACCTCATTCCCGATACATTTGCCTTTATCTGGTCACGCACCGAGCCAGATCCAAAGCTTTTAGCACTACTCAAGGATCCTTGCTGGCAGCCCATTATTATCTTTCCTGCTGAATATAGCGAACAGCGGCTACTAAAGCAAATGCCATTACTTACAAAGGGGCAACGTCCGTTATTTATTTTGCTCGATGCCAGCTGGGCACAAGCCAAAAAGATGTTCCGGAAAAGCCCCTATCTCGATCCCTTTCCCGTTTTATCATTTTCGCCAGAATCGATCTCACGCTATTTGGTGCGCAAAGCGGTGAAAGATAATCAACTGGCAACGGCAGAAGTCGCAGGAAGAGTATTAGAGTATATCGGTGAAACGGAAAATGCGCAGACGATGGATTTACTTTTTGAGACGTTTAAGGAGAATTATCTACTCGGTAAAGCGCGTAAACCGTTACCTGAAAATGCAACGCAGTTTGCGCTGCAGAAACAATTACTAATAAAATCAAAGGATTGA
- the mobB gene encoding molybdopterin-guanine dinucleotide biosynthesis protein B has product MHTIEDFPKPLLGFAAYSGVGKTTLLEKLIPILVEQGLRVALIKHSHHDIDLDKPGKDSYRLRKAGATQVVLAGTQRSILFSEYAQKHDSKLSEQLALLQTDTLDLVLVEGFRDQPFSKIELHRSDLAKPFLFTSDASIIAVACDGQVPNCRLPLLDLNNVEMLAQFVCQFVHS; this is encoded by the coding sequence ATGCACACCATTGAAGATTTTCCTAAGCCGCTACTGGGCTTTGCTGCCTATAGTGGCGTTGGCAAGACAACACTACTCGAGAAATTAATTCCGATATTAGTTGAGCAGGGGCTGCGCGTCGCCCTTATCAAGCATAGTCATCATGATATCGATCTCGACAAGCCGGGTAAAGACAGCTACCGCCTTCGCAAAGCAGGTGCGACGCAAGTGGTGTTGGCGGGAACGCAGCGCTCAATTCTATTTTCTGAATATGCGCAAAAGCACGATAGCAAATTGAGCGAGCAACTGGCTTTATTACAAACTGATACATTAGATTTAGTGCTGGTGGAAGGTTTTCGTGATCAGCCATTTTCTAAAATCGAGCTGCATCGTAGTGATTTAGCGAAGCCATTTTTATTTACAAGTGATGCATCCATTATTGCAGTGGCCTGTGATGGGCAAGTCCCTAATTGTAGGTTGCCCTTGTTAGATCTTAACAATGTAGAGATGCTTGCGCAGTTTGTTTGTCAGTTTGTTCATTCATAG
- a CDS encoding LysE family translocator yields the protein MIPYLNEFLMVTLIHFLAVISPGPDFAIVVRQSISFGRKTAIMTSLGIGVGISMHVLYTLLGIGLIITQSETAFMVAKIAGTLYLSYLGIKLLFSKAQTTKTMEVNVDHDKKHHQKAFMLGFMTNLLNPKATMFFLAVFTSIVSINTPLYVQSIYGLWITVTTALWFSLVAFFFSQQRVRDKFVSHGYIFERIMGVVLLLFAGKLAIALM from the coding sequence ATGATCCCCTATCTCAATGAATTTTTAATGGTCACTTTGATCCACTTTTTAGCGGTGATAAGCCCCGGCCCCGACTTTGCTATCGTGGTTCGTCAAAGTATCAGCTTTGGACGAAAAACGGCAATCATGACTAGCCTCGGAATCGGTGTGGGTATTTCGATGCATGTGCTTTATACACTCCTCGGGATAGGCCTTATCATCACACAGTCAGAAACAGCCTTCATGGTTGCGAAAATTGCTGGAACTTTATATCTGAGCTATCTTGGCATAAAGCTATTATTCAGCAAGGCGCAAACAACAAAAACCATGGAAGTTAATGTTGATCATGATAAAAAACATCATCAGAAAGCCTTCATGCTTGGCTTTATGACTAATTTATTAAATCCTAAAGCGACAATGTTCTTTTTAGCGGTTTTTACTAGCATTGTTAGCATCAACACGCCCTTGTATGTACAAAGCATTTATGGCTTGTGGATCACAGTGACTACGGCATTGTGGTTTTCACTGGTTGCCTTTTTCTTTTCACAGCAAAGAGTGCGCGATAAATTCGTTAGTCATGGTTATATTTTTGAGCGGATAATGGGGGTAGTATTATTACTATTTGCAGGAAAGTTAGCTATCGCCTTAATGTAA
- a CDS encoding aldo/keto reductase family oxidoreductase gives MNCVEKVLMAPQGPAFSQLVQGYWRLGAWDMNAQARLSFLKAHVEMGITTVDHAAIYDAGGCESLFGEALKLDPAMRDQIEIVSKFGINGIAQTPGEQRVSHYDSSKQAILESTDNSLRRLGVQQLDTLLVHRPDFLMDADQVAEAFSELKQSGKVKHFGVSNFTAAQFDLLQSRLDAPLVTNQVEINPMHFAVLENGVCDQLQQYRVRPMAWSCLAGGGIFSEQTEQARRLRGTLTELIDELGATSIEQVIFAWVLKHPCNPVGIIGSGKIDRVKEAVGALALQMNTEQWYRVWVASKGFAVP, from the coding sequence ATGAATTGTGTAGAAAAAGTATTGATGGCACCACAGGGGCCTGCGTTTTCTCAATTAGTGCAGGGGTATTGGCGTTTAGGCGCTTGGGATATGAACGCACAGGCGCGTTTATCTTTTCTTAAGGCGCATGTGGAAATGGGGATTACAACCGTTGACCACGCTGCGATTTATGATGCGGGTGGTTGTGAATCACTATTTGGTGAAGCATTAAAACTCGACCCTGCGATGCGCGATCAAATTGAAATAGTGTCAAAATTTGGCATTAATGGAATTGCTCAAACGCCCGGAGAACAGCGTGTTTCTCACTATGATAGTAGTAAACAGGCTATTTTAGAGTCGACCGACAATTCATTACGTCGTTTAGGTGTGCAACAGTTAGATACCTTATTAGTTCACCGCCCTGATTTTTTGATGGATGCAGATCAAGTTGCGGAGGCTTTTAGCGAACTAAAACAAAGCGGTAAGGTGAAACATTTTGGCGTGTCAAACTTCACCGCAGCGCAGTTTGATTTATTACAATCGCGTTTAGATGCACCTTTGGTTACTAATCAGGTTGAAATTAATCCTATGCACTTTGCGGTGCTTGAAAATGGGGTTTGCGATCAGTTACAACAATATCGTGTTCGTCCAATGGCTTGGTCATGTTTAGCGGGTGGAGGTATTTTTAGTGAGCAGACAGAACAGGCGAGAAGATTACGCGGCACCTTAACTGAGCTTATTGATGAATTAGGGGCTACGTCAATCGAACAGGTAATTTTTGCATGGGTCTTAAAGCATCCGTGCAATCCGGTGGGGATTATTGGATCGGGAAAAATCGACCGTGTTAAAGAAGCGGTTGGTGCATTAGCACTACAGATGAATACTGAGCAGTGGTATCGAGTTTGGGTTGCATCGAAAGGTTTTGCGGTTCCATAA
- the yaaA gene encoding peroxide stress protein YaaA codes for MLVVLSPAKTLDFVTSAPISTFSQAQLLAESELLIARCQQLSMQEIASLMKVSDKIAGLNLARFAQWQLPFSPDKAKQAIFAFQGDVYTGLQADTLSTTTLQYAQQHLCILSGLYGVLRPLDLMLAYRLEMGTRLDNERGNNLYQFWGNLITETINQSLAEQGDDLLINLASNEYFKSVNKKALQGKIITPVFKDQKNGQYKVISFYAKKARGLMARYIIEQQLTEVKQLTSFDVDGYYFVAAESTESELVFYRDEK; via the coding sequence ATGTTAGTCGTACTTTCCCCTGCTAAAACATTAGATTTTGTCACGTCAGCGCCAATATCGACTTTTTCTCAAGCGCAATTATTAGCAGAGAGTGAGTTATTGATAGCACGCTGCCAACAACTATCTATGCAGGAAATTGCCTCATTAATGAAGGTGAGTGACAAAATTGCAGGTTTGAACCTTGCTCGTTTTGCGCAGTGGCAATTGCCATTTTCACCCGATAAGGCGAAACAGGCTATTTTTGCTTTTCAAGGAGATGTTTACACTGGTTTGCAAGCCGACACGTTATCTACAACTACCTTGCAATATGCACAGCAACATCTATGTATACTCTCTGGTTTATATGGTGTTTTAAGACCATTGGATTTAATGCTTGCTTATCGCTTGGAAATGGGGACGCGATTAGATAATGAGCGAGGTAATAACCTCTATCAATTTTGGGGGAATTTAATCACAGAGACTATCAACCAATCGCTTGCTGAGCAAGGTGATGACTTACTTATTAATCTAGCATCAAATGAGTATTTTAAATCCGTCAATAAAAAAGCGCTGCAAGGGAAGATTATTACCCCTGTTTTTAAAGACCAAAAAAATGGTCAATATAAAGTGATTAGCTTTTATGCTAAAAAAGCACGGGGATTAATGGCGCGTTATATTATTGAACAGCAATTAACGGAAGTTAAACAGTTAACCTCTTTTGATGTCGATGGTTATTATTTTGTTGCTGCGGAATCAACCGAGAGCGAGTTAGTTTTTTATCGAGACGAAAAGTAG
- a CDS encoding PilT/PilU family type 4a pilus ATPase gives MLTALLHKASITKASDLFISVGLPATMKVNGYLEQINDQSLTSAEVYQLCEEAMGAQRFAKFKIEKESNFALNTVESGRFRVSAYMQKEQPSMVIRRIEGNIPSFEELHLPQQLKETCMANHGLILCVGATGSGKSTTQAAMIGYRNENAAGHILTIEDPIEFVHQHGRSVITQREVGIDTDSFENALKNSLRQAPDVILVGEIRNQETMEFTLNFAETGHLCLATLHANNANQALDRIMHLVDKDRHRQFLFDLSVNLRAIVAQQLVPTADGKGRRVAFEILYNTPTMADAIRKGEFHELKNIMKKSTEQGMKTFDQSLFELYERGIIGYTETLAHADSANDVRLMIKLHSTTDKKSFSAGALDDVTLGF, from the coding sequence ATGTTAACGGCATTACTGCATAAAGCATCGATAACAAAAGCGTCTGATCTTTTTATCTCCGTAGGGTTACCTGCAACGATGAAAGTGAATGGTTATTTAGAGCAAATCAATGATCAAAGCTTAACCTCTGCGGAGGTTTATCAACTCTGTGAAGAGGCGATGGGGGCACAACGATTCGCTAAATTCAAGATTGAAAAAGAGTCTAATTTTGCTTTAAATACGGTTGAATCTGGGCGTTTTCGTGTTAGTGCCTATATGCAAAAAGAGCAACCTTCAATGGTTATTCGTCGCATTGAAGGTAATATCCCAAGTTTTGAAGAGTTACACCTGCCGCAGCAATTAAAAGAAACTTGTATGGCGAATCATGGCTTAATTCTCTGTGTGGGTGCAACGGGCTCTGGTAAGTCAACAACGCAAGCTGCGATGATAGGATACCGTAATGAAAATGCCGCAGGGCATATTTTAACCATTGAAGATCCCATTGAATTTGTGCATCAACATGGGCGTTCGGTGATCACTCAACGAGAAGTGGGTATTGATACCGATAGCTTTGAAAACGCATTGAAAAACTCATTACGACAAGCACCTGATGTTATTTTGGTGGGGGAGATTCGTAATCAGGAAACCATGGAGTTTACCCTTAATTTTGCGGAAACAGGACATCTCTGTTTAGCAACATTACATGCCAATAATGCTAACCAAGCACTTGATCGCATTATGCATTTGGTTGATAAGGATCGTCATCGTCAATTTTTATTTGATTTATCGGTAAATTTACGTGCGATAGTTGCACAGCAGTTAGTGCCTACTGCCGATGGCAAAGGACGGCGTGTCGCATTTGAAATTTTATATAATACCCCGACCATGGCTGATGCTATTCGTAAGGGAGAGTTCCATGAGCTTAAAAATATTATGAAAAAATCGACGGAACAAGGTATGAAAACCTTTGATCAATCTCTATTTGAGTTATATGAGAGAGGCATTATTGGTTATACGGAAACCTTGGCGCATGCCGATTCGGCTAATGATGTTCGCTTAATGATCAAACTACACTCAACGACCGATAAAAAAAGTTTTAGCGCAGGCGCGTTAGATGATGTGACATTAGGGTTTTAA
- a CDS encoding type IV pilus twitching motility protein PilT, giving the protein MDITELLAFSVKHNASDLHLSAGVPPMIRVDGEVRKINIPALEHKEVHSLIYDIMNDKQRKDFEEQLETDFSFEIPDLARFRVNAFNQKRGAGAVFRTIPSKVLTLDDLHAPAIFKKISEFPRGLVLVTGPTGSGKSTTLAAMIDYINESRHEHILTIEDPIEFVHESKKALINQREVYKDTLGFDRALKSALREDPDVILVGEMRDLETIRLALTAAETGHLVFGTLHTTSAAKTIDRVIDVFPAAEKGMVRSMLSESLRAVISQTLLKKNGGGRVAAHEIMLGIPAIRNLIREDKVAQMYSVIQTGMVHGMQTLDQCLRNLVSQGQVSHADAAQKASDPKTF; this is encoded by the coding sequence ATGGATATTACAGAGTTATTAGCTTTTAGTGTAAAGCATAATGCATCAGATCTACACCTTTCTGCTGGCGTTCCTCCAATGATCAGGGTAGATGGCGAAGTTCGCAAGATAAATATACCAGCTTTAGAGCATAAAGAGGTGCATAGTCTAATTTATGACATTATGAATGATAAGCAGCGTAAAGATTTTGAAGAGCAGCTAGAAACCGATTTTTCATTTGAAATTCCAGACTTAGCCCGTTTCCGTGTTAATGCATTTAACCAAAAACGAGGCGCTGGTGCGGTATTTCGTACCATCCCAAGCAAAGTATTAACATTGGATGATTTACATGCACCCGCGATTTTTAAGAAAATATCTGAATTTCCCCGTGGTTTGGTTTTAGTAACAGGGCCTACGGGATCGGGTAAATCAACGACACTCGCAGCGATGATTGATTATATCAATGAAAGTCGTCATGAACATATTTTGACCATCGAAGATCCGATCGAGTTCGTGCATGAAAGTAAAAAAGCGCTGATTAACCAACGTGAAGTCTATAAAGATACCCTTGGTTTTGATCGCGCCCTTAAAAGCGCCTTGCGTGAAGATCCCGATGTTATTCTGGTCGGTGAGATGCGTGATTTAGAAACCATTCGTTTAGCATTAACAGCCGCTGAAACGGGCCACCTCGTATTTGGAACATTGCACACCACATCCGCAGCCAAAACCATAGACCGTGTTATCGATGTATTTCCTGCGGCAGAAAAAGGCATGGTGCGATCTATGTTATCTGAGTCATTACGTGCGGTTATTTCACAAACGCTATTAAAGAAAAATGGCGGTGGTCGTGTTGCTGCACACGAGATCATGCTTGGTATCCCAGCCATTCGTAACCTTATTCGTGAAGATAAAGTTGCACAAATGTATTCGGTTATTCAAACTGGGATGGTGCATGGTATGCAAACATTAGATCAATGTTTACGTAACCTAGTGAGCCAGGGGCAAGTTTCTCATGCAGATGCGGCACAAAAAGCATCTGACCCTAAAACTTTCTAA